In the genome of Candoia aspera isolate rCanAsp1 chromosome 1, rCanAsp1.hap2, whole genome shotgun sequence, one region contains:
- the TINCR gene encoding TINCR ubiquitin domain containing: METLRRSLSRWKRFHIKVHLAEEDLLVPLTVRPTDSMMDLRASLVREGVTSWKKAFYYNARQLGERETVKEAKIQNGSVVLLVSQKR, from the coding sequence ATGGAGACCCTGCGCAGGAGCCTTTCCCGCTGGAAGCGCTTCCACATCAAGGTCCACCTGGCCGAGGAGGACCTGCTGGTCCCGCTGACGGTGCGGCCGACGGACAGCATGATGGACCTGAGGGCGTCGCTGGTCCGGGagggcgtcacctcctggaagaaGGCGTTCTACTACAACGCCCGGCAGCTGGGCGAGCGCGAGACGGTGAAGGAGGCCAAAATCCAGAACGGCTCGGTGGTCTTGCTGGTCAGCCAGAAGAGGTAG